Proteins encoded by one window of Vibrio algicola:
- a CDS encoding 8-oxoguanine deaminase, whose translation MTLNINNQTTWIKNPLAIYTGTDIYARGGIVTRGNLIIELVAHNATPHHPIDIVVDAKNHVVTPGLINAHHHFYQTLTRAYPDALNKELFNWLKTLYPVWAGLDEEMHALSTEVALVEMMMSGCTTASDHHYLIPVGLEHAIDIQVEAAQQLGIRAILTRGSMSLGEDDGGLPPRHTIQTEQTIIDDSLRLIKHYHQPEAGAMTQIALAPCSPFSVTTDLMKETSRIAHQKNVMMHTHLCETIDEEDFCLQRFGHRPVDYLESVGWLNDKTWLAHGIHFNDEEIKRLGQAGVGISHCPTSNMMLASGICRNNELEAAGVKVGLGVDGSASNDGSNMIGEVRMAMYLQRLRYGSANVSHTDALRWATKGSAAAMGRTDIGTLEVGKQADVSMFTLDEIRFSGSHDPLAALIMCGAQQADRVMINGQWRVHDGQVIGLDLEDLLIRHRAAAKRLAEKALALR comes from the coding sequence ATGACACTCAATATAAATAATCAAACCACTTGGATAAAAAACCCTCTCGCGATTTATACCGGAACCGACATCTATGCTCGCGGCGGGATCGTCACTCGAGGCAATCTCATCATAGAGCTGGTTGCCCACAATGCCACGCCACACCATCCAATTGATATTGTGGTTGACGCCAAAAATCATGTCGTAACACCAGGGCTGATTAATGCCCACCATCATTTCTATCAAACCTTGACCCGCGCTTATCCTGACGCATTAAATAAAGAACTGTTTAACTGGCTTAAAACCCTATACCCCGTTTGGGCGGGGCTGGATGAAGAAATGCACGCGCTTTCTACTGAAGTCGCCTTAGTTGAAATGATGATGTCGGGGTGTACTACCGCCTCCGATCATCACTATCTAATTCCGGTTGGTTTAGAGCATGCGATTGATATTCAGGTTGAAGCGGCGCAACAACTTGGTATTCGCGCTATCTTGACCCGTGGTTCAATGAGCTTAGGAGAAGATGATGGCGGCCTGCCACCCCGTCATACCATTCAAACGGAGCAAACCATTATTGATGACAGTCTGCGTTTAATTAAGCATTATCATCAACCTGAAGCTGGCGCGATGACTCAAATTGCGCTTGCGCCCTGCTCACCTTTCTCGGTCACCACCGATCTAATGAAAGAAACTTCGCGCATTGCCCACCAGAAAAACGTAATGATGCATACCCATCTATGTGAAACCATTGATGAAGAAGATTTCTGCCTGCAGCGCTTTGGTCATCGTCCGGTGGATTACTTAGAAAGTGTTGGCTGGCTCAACGATAAAACTTGGCTGGCGCATGGTATTCACTTTAACGATGAAGAAATTAAACGCTTAGGCCAAGCCGGTGTAGGGATCAGTCATTGCCCAACGTCAAATATGATGTTGGCATCGGGTATTTGCCGCAATAACGAACTAGAAGCGGCAGGCGTAAAAGTCGGCTTAGGCGTCGATGGTTCGGCCTCTAACGATGGTTCAAATATGATCGGTGAAGTGCGTATGGCAATGTACTTGCAACGGCTGCGTTATGGCTCGGCTAACGTCAGTCATACTGATGCTTTACGCTGGGCAACTAAAGGATCGGCAGCGGCTATGGGACGCACAGACATCGGCACGTTAGAAGTAGGCAAACAAGCCGATGTATCGATGTTCACGCTGGATGAAATACGCTTTTCTGGTTCACACGATCCGCTCGCGGCATTAATCATGTGTGGCGCGCAACAAGCTGATCGCGTGATGATCAACGGCCAATGGCGAGTACACGATGGTCAGGTGATAGGTCTCGACCTTGAAGATTTACTCATCCGCCACCGCGCCGCCGCCAAACGATTAGCAGAAAAAGCCTTAGCACTGCGTTAA
- a CDS encoding nucleobase:cation symporter-2 family protein → MKLLYTLNQRPPAATTLLLALQHMLASIGGIVAVPLIVGASVGLPATEIADLINAALLVGGIATVIQCVGIGPVGIRLPVVMGSSFAFLGVAIAIGKSDGMSGIMGAAFAGSFLVIAASFFMDKIKRLFPDVVSGVVITLIGLTILPVAMSWIGDAPKGSAEFATLPKLFLALVSLGIVILVSVYCKGVIAASAIVIGLVGGYLVALSMDMVNLEQISQASWVGSPTPLKYGMTFSWGAILSMSLAYIIVVAEATGDFMALGANCQKEVTGKDLKRGVLGDGLGSTLSALMSGMPLASFSQNVGIVGITGVASRYVVAVTGALLILGGLFPKLAAIAVTIPKPVLGGVGFIMFGMIAYAGIRMLIKAADTKRNALIICVSLASGLAVTIEPRLIQHLPHALASFLHSGITTGTMIAIAMHLLLPQNHKEEREMKRQEVVAMAKDEECHSPSFKVMESKATISKAIATIEAMRLESEEIMQNEAQVKTNANSVDEKENQAEEKITPKQI, encoded by the coding sequence ATGAAGCTCTTATACACGTTAAACCAACGTCCACCCGCGGCAACCACACTACTACTTGCACTACAACACATGCTGGCATCGATCGGGGGGATCGTTGCCGTGCCGCTTATCGTTGGGGCATCGGTTGGGCTACCTGCCACCGAAATTGCCGACCTCATTAACGCTGCATTACTGGTGGGTGGTATTGCTACCGTGATCCAATGTGTGGGGATTGGTCCGGTTGGGATCCGCTTGCCGGTGGTGATGGGTTCCAGTTTCGCTTTTTTAGGCGTGGCGATTGCGATTGGTAAAAGCGATGGCATGAGCGGGATCATGGGCGCAGCCTTTGCCGGTTCATTCCTAGTGATCGCCGCCAGTTTCTTTATGGATAAAATAAAACGATTATTTCCCGACGTGGTCAGCGGTGTGGTTATTACCTTAATTGGTTTAACCATTTTACCTGTTGCCATGAGTTGGATTGGAGATGCACCCAAAGGCAGCGCTGAATTTGCCACTTTACCAAAACTTTTCTTAGCTCTGGTGTCTTTAGGGATCGTTATTTTAGTCTCAGTGTATTGCAAAGGTGTGATCGCAGCGTCTGCCATCGTGATTGGATTGGTCGGTGGCTATTTAGTCGCATTAAGCATGGACATGGTCAATTTAGAGCAAATATCACAAGCTTCATGGGTTGGCAGTCCCACTCCGCTCAAATACGGCATGACCTTCTCTTGGGGGGCTATTTTAAGTATGAGCTTGGCTTATATTATCGTGGTGGCCGAAGCAACCGGTGACTTTATGGCGCTGGGAGCAAACTGCCAAAAAGAAGTCACAGGGAAAGATCTTAAACGCGGCGTATTAGGTGATGGTCTGGGCAGTACTTTATCGGCATTAATGTCGGGTATGCCACTGGCGTCATTTAGTCAAAACGTTGGTATTGTTGGTATTACCGGTGTAGCTAGCCGTTATGTGGTGGCGGTTACTGGGGCATTACTTATCCTTGGAGGATTATTCCCTAAACTCGCGGCGATTGCGGTTACTATTCCTAAACCTGTGCTGGGTGGTGTCGGTTTTATTATGTTTGGTATGATCGCTTATGCCGGTATTCGCATGCTAATCAAAGCGGCAGATACTAAGCGTAATGCCTTGATTATTTGTGTCAGTTTAGCATCGGGTTTAGCGGTCACGATTGAACCTCGCTTAATTCAGCATCTACCCCATGCACTTGCCAGTTTCTTACACTCTGGGATCACCACAGGAACAATGATCGCGATTGCGATGCACCTATTGTTGCCACAAAATCACAAAGAAGAGCGTGAGATGAAGCGACAAGAAGTGGTCGCAATGGCAAAAGATGAAGAATGTCATTCACCTTCGTTCAAAGTAATGGAATCAAAAGCCACCATTTCAAAAGCGATAGCAACCATTGAAGCAATGCGCCTCGAGTCAGAGGAAATCATGCAAAATGAAGCGCAAGTTAAAACAAATGCCAACTCGGTAGATGAGAAGGAAAACCAAGCTGAAGAAAAAATAACACCCAAGCAAATTTGA
- a CDS encoding efflux RND transporter periplasmic adaptor subunit, which yields MKHKIVRSVSLAVSILASLSCLASTTPPQKKPVRPATDVGAEIVLAHDVQQSLTLVGKLEGQQSVEIKPEVAGKISRINVTSNQVVKAGQRLVEIDKTKAQAALNEAKAYLIDERRKEREYSKLVSKNAITQTELDAQRASVDIAKARLDAATAELSYMQIKAPFAGTIGFIDFSNGKMVTVGEDLFTLDNLSNMRLDLQVPEKYLSQISIGMEVKTTSRAWKNEQFAGKVTHINTRVNAATLSVPVRVNIPNKGQKLKPGMLMSATIHFPTIHKPIIPVQAMEYAGTKRFVYIITTDAATKTAKVIRSEITLGDRIEDKIVVNSGLKVGQQVVTKGLVNMRDGMAVKVVEETKMIKSGTLKQPDLNTNELKADDAKIDAVKTEQSQGVK from the coding sequence ATGAAACATAAGATCGTTCGATCGGTTAGTCTTGCTGTCTCAATTCTCGCGTCTCTCTCTTGTCTTGCTAGCACCACGCCACCGCAGAAAAAACCAGTACGCCCAGCCACCGATGTTGGCGCTGAAATTGTTTTGGCCCATGATGTGCAACAATCACTGACTTTAGTGGGTAAATTAGAAGGACAACAGTCGGTTGAAATTAAGCCGGAAGTGGCGGGGAAAATCTCACGTATTAACGTTACGTCCAATCAGGTGGTTAAAGCTGGCCAACGTTTAGTTGAAATTGATAAAACCAAAGCCCAAGCAGCGCTTAATGAAGCGAAAGCCTATTTAATTGATGAACGCCGTAAAGAACGCGAATATTCAAAATTAGTCAGTAAAAACGCCATTACCCAGACCGAGCTCGATGCGCAACGTGCCAGTGTCGATATTGCTAAAGCGCGCTTAGACGCCGCCACGGCCGAATTGTCTTATATGCAAATCAAAGCCCCTTTTGCCGGAACTATCGGATTTATTGATTTTAGTAACGGTAAAATGGTGACAGTCGGTGAAGACTTATTCACCTTAGATAACCTGTCTAATATGCGCTTAGATCTGCAAGTACCAGAAAAATACCTGTCTCAAATTTCAATCGGTATGGAGGTTAAAACCACCAGTCGAGCATGGAAGAATGAGCAATTTGCAGGCAAGGTAACGCATATCAATACTCGTGTTAACGCTGCTACTTTAAGCGTGCCAGTGCGGGTTAATATTCCCAACAAAGGCCAAAAATTAAAACCTGGTATGTTGATGTCGGCCACCATCCATTTTCCCACTATTCACAAACCGATTATTCCGGTACAAGCGATGGAGTACGCCGGTACTAAACGCTTTGTTTATATCATTACCACAGATGCGGCGACTAAAACTGCCAAAGTGATCCGTTCTGAGATCACATTGGGCGATCGAATCGAAGATAAAATTGTGGTCAATTCAGGTTTAAAGGTCGGACAACAAGTGGTGACCAAAGGCTTAGTCAATATGCGTGATGGCATGGCAGTAAAAGTAGTGGAAGAAACCAAGATGATTAAATCGGGCACATTGAAACAACCCGATCTTAATACCAATGAGCTTAAAGCTGACGATGCTAAAATCGACGCGGTTAAAACAGAACAGTCACAAGGAGTGAAATAA